A region from the Canis lupus dingo isolate Sandy chromosome 9, ASM325472v2, whole genome shotgun sequence genome encodes:
- the C9H9orf78 gene encoding telomere length and silencing protein 1 homolog: MPVTGKSFRRRRADSESEEDEQDSEEVRLKLEETREVQNLRKRPNGVSAVALLVGEKVQEETTLVDDPFQMKTGGMVDMKKLKERGKDKISEEEDLHLGTSFSAETNRRDEDADMMKYIETELKKRKGIVEHEEQKVKPKNAEDCLYELPENIRVSSAKKTEEMLSNQMLSGIPEVDLGIDAKIKNIISTEDAKARLLAEQQNKKKDSETSFVPTNMAVNYVQHNRFYHEELNAPVRRNKDEPKARPLRVGDTEKPEPERSPPNRKRPANEKATDDYHYEKFKKMNRRY, encoded by the exons ATGCCGGTCACCGGCAAGAGTTTCCGCCGGCGCCGGGCCGACTCGGAGTCGGAGGAAGATGAGCAGGACTCAGAGGAGGTTCG ATTAAAACTGGAAGAGACTCGCGAGGTGCAAAACTTGAGGAAGAGGCCCAACGGGGTGAG tGCTGTGGCCCTGCTGGTAGGAGAGAAGGTACAAGAAGAGACTACCCTAGTG GATGATCCCTTTCAGATGAAGACAGGTGGTATGGTggacatgaagaaactgaaggaaaGAGGCAAAGATAA GATCAGTGAAGAGGAAGACCTCCACCTGGGGACGTCATTTTCCGCAGAAACCAACAGAAGGGATGAGGATGCCGACAT GATGAAGTACATTGAGACAGAGctgaaaaagaggaaagggatTGTGGAACATGAAGAACAGAAAGTCAAGCCAAAGAATGCAGAGGACTGTCTCTACGAACTTCCAGAAAACATCCGTGTTTCCTCAGCAAAGAAGACCGAAGAGATGCTTTCCAACCAGATGCTGAGCGGCATCCCCGAGGTGGACCTGGGCATCGA tgctaaaataaaaaatatcatttccacGGAGGATGCCAAGGCCCGTCTGCTGGCAGAGCAGCAGAACAAGAAGAAAGACAGTGAGACATCTTTCGTGCCCACCAACATGGCCGTGAATTATGTGCAGCACAACCGAT TTTATCATGAGGAGCTCAATGCCCCCGTACGGAGAAACAAAGATGAGCCCAAAGCCCGACCCTTGAGAGTGGGTGACACCGAGAAGCCAGAGCCTGAGC GGTCCCCTCCTAACCGCAAGCGTCCTGCTAATGAGAAGGCCACTGACGACTATCACTATGAGAAGTTCAAGAAGATGAACAGACGGTACTaa